The following proteins are co-located in the Fusarium verticillioides 7600 chromosome 7, whole genome shotgun sequence genome:
- a CDS encoding endoribonuclease L-PSP, protein MARTPVSTKKAPAVPQSLMNQAIIANGFVFTSGGVAMDPKTGKIIDGDIEAHTRQIISNLGAILEEAGSSLNDVIEVNIYLSDMKYYAKMNEVYAEYWGDVKPARTCVAVKSLPMNANIEIKCVGVVTKPKSKL, encoded by the exons ATGGCACGAACACCAGTTTCTACAAAGAAGGCCCCCGCTGTGCCGCAAAGCTTGATGAACcaggccatcatcgccaatgGCTTCGTCTTCACATCCGGCGGCGTTGCAATGGACCCCAAGACGGGCAAGATTATTGACGGCGACATCGAAGCTCACACA CGCCAAATCATTTCTAACCTCGGCGccattcttgaggaagctggtTCGAGCCTGAATGATGTGATTGAGGTCAACATTTACTTGTCTGATATGAAGTACTACGCCAAGATGAACGAGGTCTATGCTGAGTATTGGGGTGATGTCAAACCTGCTAGAAC ATGTGTTGCTGTCAAGAGTCTTCCGATGAACGCCAATATTGAGATCAAGTGTGTTGGAGTCGTtaccaagcccaagtcaaagctgtgA
- a CDS encoding acyl-CoA dehydrogenase: MIRNPTLKMSRIASRCLIHLRQSPPHQAQRHAFSTTPSRHLMSLTGFSENQLTVRDAISKICSEFPNTYWQSHDQDEQDPKEFHAALAKAGWLGIALPESLGGSGLGISEATMMMQTIAESGAGMAGAQSIHANVYATQPLAKFGSREQLEETIPKIVSGEYRVCFGVTEPNAGLDTLRLETVAKENSDGSFSVTGQKIWITCAQVASKMILLARTTPLDKVTKPSEGLSLFCIDLNRDQPGLEMRRIKKMGGRAVDANEVFFDNYTIPASSLVGAKNKGFKMILHGMNAERCLLAGEALGLGYAALTKAASYARTRVVFKRPIGMNQAIAHPLADAYMKLEAAKLATYHAARLYDEGEEEVGVAANSAKYMAAEAAFGACERAVLTLGGMGYAVEYDVERWFRECLVPRIAPVSREMILNYISEKVLELPRSY, from the coding sequence ATGATACGCAACCCGACTCTCAAAATGTCGCGAATAGCTTCACGATGCCTCATTCATCTCCGCCAATCGCCACCTCACCAAGCCCAACGACatgccttctcaacaactccctCCAGACATCTCATGAGCCTAACAGGATTCTCAGAAAACCAACTAACGGTCCGCGACGCCATCAGCAAAATATGCTCTGAATTCCCCAATACATACTGGCAGTCCCATGACCAAGATGAGCAAGACCCAAAGGAGTTCCATGCTGCTCTCGCAAAAGCCGGCTGGCTTGGTATTGCACTTCCGGAATCACTAGGGGGTTCAGGATTGGGTATCTCAGAGGccacgatgatgatgcagacgaTCGCGGAATCAGGCGCTGGTATGGCGGGTGCGCAGAGCATTCATGCTAATGTCTACGCGACGCAACCTCTTGCCAAGTTTGGTTCGAGGGAGCAATTGGAGGAGACTATTCCGAAGATTGTGTCGGGGGAGTATAGAGTGTGCTTTGGAGTCACGGAGCCAAACGCTGGGCTTGATACGCTTCGTCTGGAAACGGTAGCCAAAGAGAACTCTGATGGTTCATTCAGCGTCACGGGTCAGAAGATTTGGATAACTTGTGCGCAAGTAGCCTCGAAGATGATACTCCTCGCGAGAACTACGCCACTGGACAAAGTCACAAAGCCAAGCGAAGGTCTATCTCTATTCTGCATTGATCTCAACCGTGACCAACCAGGTCTCGAAATGCGACGGATCAAGAAAATGGGCGGTAGAGCGGTTGACGCCAACGAAGTATTCTTTGACAACTACACCATCCCCGCCTCATCCCTCGTCGGCGCCAAAAACAAAGGTTTCAAAATGATCCTCCACGGCATGAACGCTGAGCGCTGCCTCCTCGCCGGCGAAGCCCTCGGTCTCGGCTACGCAGCCCTCACCAAAGCAGCATCCTACGCACGAACACGCGTTGTATTCAAACGGCCAATCGGGATGAACCAGGCAATAGCTCACCCGCTGGCCGACGCGTAcatgaagcttgaagctgcGAAACTGGCGACGTACCACGCTGCGAGGCTGTATGACGAgggggaggaagaggttggGGTCGCGGCAAATAGTGCAAAGTACATGGCTGCTGAAGCGGCGTTTGGGGCGTGTGAGAGGGCGGTGTTAACGCTGGGGGGGATGGGGTATGCGGTTGAGTATGATGTTGAGAGGTGGTTTAGGGAGTGTCTTGTTCCGAGGATTGCGCCGGTTAGTAGGGAGATGATATTGAATTATATCAGTGAGAAGGTTCTTGAGTTGCCGAGGAGTTACTGA
- a CDS encoding beta-N-acetylhexosaminidase produces the protein MLKEYLVAGILLASPLLAVAQDLIPPILEKADSFVEETWSVDSSPKFIYIDNKFAPVSDKDGLTLIPPTAQEFATTFQDDLAKITGSNWTLKHVDSLPNNASGISLGSYTGESSDLTYENGKSTTEGYEIIINSNRVFIGGSGARGMWWGTRTFLQLLLSGNGTITSTLGRDAPAYATRGYMLDAGRKWYSKDFLKELCSYASFFKMNEFHYHLSDNYPLNRGKNESWRDVYSHFSLLPEDKSLRGILHGRENETLSRDDFTELQSHCASRGVTVIPEIEAPGHSLYLTKWKPELALAKKDLLNLTHPDTFPTVQSIWKEFLPWFKTKEVHIGADEYDAELADDYIAFVNKMSRFINSTSNKRSRIWGTHEPSKRNQTIDKTVIIQHWQYGQSDPIQLVKDGYDIINSEDWWAYTSLKNDHMPILPARYPQFFNESRVFNFADKEEWQWTPADFNPVNASLQLESDEERLRGATLAAWNDNGPDASTQLEAYYSMRRGIAVVGGRAWSGSRGPKLVEETSDGSVDFYSPRAPDQNLDRVLSLGGNGTLVSWTRSDGDGKEVHLGHGSKGMNYTLTLSITGPFNLSGPDNTLSLDDSGSMVFTADGWEYPLRKVTKDDALDLDPGAPGRIWVNTSSTHKPVKVSTPVNITLVTDVLHGTVVFSDGEVVGRFEVFVYGGRNTQFSWSQMAFVAPLDKIEGGLERLELTGASNFTEAGGSGGKESADVPKGSEAVRCSVSSALILLGLVVGGLLLVSL, from the coding sequence ATGTTGAAGGAATATCTGGTCGCGGGCATTCTGCTGGCTTCGCCTCTGCTGGCTGTAGCACAAGACCTCATCCCTCCGATTCTTGAAAAAGCTGATTCTTTTGTGGAAGAGACTTGGTCTGTTGATTCAAGTCCAAAGTTCATTTACATCGATAACAAGTTTGCGCCTGTGTCGGATAAAGATGGTCTGACTCTGATTCCGCCTACCGCCCAAGAGTTCGCAACAACCTTTCAAGATGATCTCGCTAAGATCACAGGATCCAACTGGACGCTGAAGCACGTCGACTCACTTCCCAACAACGCCAGCGGAATCTCTCTTGGTTCATACACCGGAGAATCTTCTGATCTCACATACGAGAACGGAAAATCAACAACAGAAGGCTACGAGATCATCATTAACTCCAACCGCGTATTCATCGGTGGATCAGGCGCACGAGGAATGTGGTGGGGAACCAGAAcatttcttcaactcctcctcTCTGGCAACGGAACGATTACTAGTACTCTTGGTCGAGATGCTCCGGCTTACGCTACCAGAGGATATATGCTTGATGCAGGGAGAAAATGGTATTCGAAGGACTTTCTCAAAGAGCTGTGCAGCTATGCTtcgttcttcaagatgaatGAGTTTCACTATCATCTTAGTGATAACTATCCGCTGAACCGTGGCAAGAATGAGAGTTGGAGGGATGTCTACTCGCATTTTTCGCTGTTGCCGGAGGATAAATCGCTGAGGGGTATCCTGCATGGGCGTGAGAATGAGACACTGTCTAGAGATGACTTCACGGAACTGCAGAGCCACTGCGCTTCGCGAGGTGTCACCGTCATTCCGGAGATTGAGGCGCCAGGTCATTCTCTGTATCTCACCAAATGGAAACCGGAGCTTGCCCTAGCCAAAAAGGATTTGCTCAACTTGACGCATCCTGATACCTTCCCAACGGTACAGAGTATCTGGAAAGAATTCCTACCATGGTTCAAGACAAAAGAAGTCCACATTGGTGCTGATGAATACGACGCCGAACTTGCCGATGACTACATCGCCTTCGTCAACAAAATGAGCCGCTTCATAAACTCAACATCCAACAAGCGAAGTCGAATCTGGGGCACTCACGAACCTTCAAAACGCAACCAAACAATCGACAAAACCGTCATCATTCAGCACTGGCAATACGGCCAATCTGACCCTATCCAACTCGTCAAAGACGGCtacgacatcatcaactcagaAGACTGGTGGGCCTACACAAGTCTCAAAAACGACCACATGCCCATCCTCCCAGCGCGCTACCCGCAGTTCTTCAACGAGAGTCGTGTTTTCAACTTTGCTGATAAGGAGGAGTGGCAGTGGACGCCTGCTGATTTCAACCCTGTTAATGCAAGTCTGCAgcttgagagtgatgaggagaggttgaggggtGCGACTTTGGCGGCGTGGAACGATAATGGGCCTGATGCGAGTACGCAACTTGAGGCGTATTATTCGATGAGGAGGGGGATTGCGGTGGTGGGAGGGAGGGCGTGGAGTGGGAGTCGTGGACCgaagttggtggaggagACGAGTGATGGTAGTGTTGACTTTTACTCCCCGAGGGCTCCGGATCAGAATCTTGATAGGGTGCTGTCTCTTGGGGGTAATGGGACGTTGGTATCGTGGACTCGTTCAGATGGCGATGGGAAGGAAGTTCACCTTGGTCATGGGAGCAAGGGGATGAACTACACCCTCACGCTCTCCATCACAGGCCCATTCAACCTTTCCGGGCCCGACAATACTCTATCCTTGGATGATAGCGGAAGTATGGTCTTCACCGCCGATGGATGGGAGTATCCCCTCCGCAAAGTCACAAAAGACGACGCCCTCGATCTTGACCCTGGAGCTCCAGGCCGTATCTGGGTGAACACTTCATCCACGCACAAACCCGTCAAAGTGTCTACTCCTGTTAACATCACTTTGGTGACGGACGTTCTACACGGAACGGTTGTGTTCAGCGATGGTGAAGTGGTGGGAAGGTTTGAAGTCTTTGTGTATGGAGGGAGGAATACGCAGTTTAGTTGGAGTCAGATGGCTTTTGTTGCGCCGCTGGATAAGATTGAGGGAGGTCTGGAGCGTTTGGAATTGACAGGGGCTTCTAACTTTACCGAAGCAGGGGGATCGGGTGGAAAAGAGAGTGCTGATGTTCCGAAGGGGAGTGAGGCTGTTCGGTGTTCCgtttcttcagctctcattCTGTTAGGGTTGGTCGTGGGAGGCTTGCTACTCGTATCATTGTGA
- a CDS encoding homoaconitase, mitochondrial → MVAFRRAVALNAVAVARLQSRTLLSRSRSLAIATQHRAYTSPSARRQYAFHTQLENLSTPNPSAFQYQKAPVVENPQTLVEKIAQKHAVGLPQGKKIKAGDYITLNPAKIMSHDNTAAIHKKFAGLGASKIHDRHQLVLTIDHDVGNRTEANLRKYASIREFGEKHGIVNFPAGRGIGHQIMIEEGFAWPETVSVASDSHSNMYGGVGCLGTAVVRTDAAAIWATGKTWWQVPPVAKVTFTGILPPGVTGKDVIIALCGLFRDDQVLNHAIEFAGGESLTVDERLTISNMTTEWGALAGVFPVDDVLISWYRAKATTNAMFNGSSKDRINHKRIDELEQNRMSADPGAKYAKELYLNLSTLSPIVSGPNSVKVATPLNKLEAENIPVNKAYLVSCTNSRASDIAAAARVFREASKEGKPAKVAPGVEFYISAASVPEQKIAEEAGDWQVLVEAGAIPMISGCAQCIGLGKGLLEPGEVGISASNRNFKGRMGSTSAKAYLSSPEIVAASALQGKIAGPGWYQKPEGVEKVIIGEGSGDFVADKALSIEDALDKIINEADALIAAAEKSEGTAEEASPVASEEESLTEILPGFPEKVEGEIVFCDSDNINTDGIYPGKYTYEDNISTEKMAEVCMENYDTEFGKIAQPGDILVTGFNFGCGSSREQAATAILAKKIPLVVSGSFGNIFSRNSINNALMGVEVPRLVERLRETYKNDTEKPLTRRTGWKFVWDVRRSKVVVTEKDGKQWEQKVGELPANVQEIIAKGGLEKWVKSKIEA, encoded by the exons ATGGTTGCTTTT AGGAGAGCAGTTGCTCTCAATGCCGTCGCGGTCGCGCGGCTTCAATCTCGAACCTTGTTATCCCGCTCTCGATCCCTTGCCATCGCCACACAACACCGCGCCTACACGTCGCCGAGTGCCCGACGCCAATATGCTTTCCATACTCAACTCGAGAACTTGTCTACTCCTAACCCTTCGGCTTTCCAGTACCAGAAGGCGCCCGTGGTAGAGAATCCTCAGACTCTCGTAGAGAAAATCGCCCAAAAACACGCCGTCGGGCTCCCtcaaggcaagaagatcaaggccggCGACTACATCACACTGAATCCGGCAAAAATTATGAGTCACGACAACACAGCCGCCATCCATAAGAAGTTCGCGGGCCTAGGAGCCTCCAAGATCCATGATAGACATCAACTTG TGCTAACAATCGATCATGACGTGGGTAATCGCACAGAGGCCAATCTTCGAAAGTACGCCTCGATTCGTGAATTCGGCGAGAAGCATGGGATTGTAAACTTTCCTGCCGGAAGGGGAATTGGACACCAGATTATGATCGAAGAGG GATTTGCTTGGCCAGAGACAGTTTCCGTGGCCTCAGATTCTCATTCCAATATGTACGGAG GTGTGGGATGTCTGGGCACTGCTGTTGTTCGAACAGACGCAGCCGCAATCTGGGCTACCGGAAAGACCTGGTGGCAGGTTCCCCCCGTTGCAAAGGTCACTTTCACTGGCATCCTCCCCCCTGGTGTCACCGGAAAGGATGTCATTATTGCTCTCTGTGGCCTCTTCCGCGACGATCAAGTGTTGAACCACGCAATCGAGTTTGCTGGAGGTGAGAGTCTTACTGTCGATGAGCGCTTGACCATCAGCAATATGACAACAGAGTGGGGTGCCCTCGCTGGTGTCTTCCCTGTTGACGATGTGCTCATCTCATGGTACCGTGCCAAGGCCACCACAAACGCCATGTTCAACGGCTCCTCAAAGGACCGCATCAACCACAAGAGAATCGACGAGCTCGAGCAGAACAGAATGTCTGCTGACCCTGGTGCTAAATATGCTAAGGAGCTGtacctcaacctctcaactCTGTCACCGATTGTCTCAGGACCCAACTCCGTCAAGGTCGCCACCCCCCTGAacaagctcgaggctgagaatATTCCCGTGAACAAGGCCTACCTCGTATCTTGCACTAACTCCCGAGCTTCTGAcatcgctgctgctgctcgtgTTTTCCGTGAGGCTTCTAAGGAGGGTAAGCCTGCCAAGGTTGCTCCCGGTGTCGAGTTCTACATCTCTGCTGCGTCCGTCCCTGAGCAgaagattgctgaggaggctggcgACTGGCAGGTGTTGGTTGAAGCTGGCGCCATTCCCATGATTTCAGGCTGCGCACAATGTATCGGACTGGGcaagggtcttcttgagCCTGGTGAGGTCGGTATCAGTGCCAGTAACCGTAACTTCAAG GGCCGCATGGGCTCTACATCAGCCAAGGCATACCTCTCCAGCCCCGAGATTGTGGCTGCAAGCGCTCTCCAAGGCAAGATCGCTGGCCCTGGCTGGTACCAGAAGCCCGagggtgttgagaaggtcatcATTGGCGAAGGAAGCGGTGACTTTGTTGCTGACAAAGCTTTGTCCATTGAGGATGCtctcgacaagatcatcaacgaGGCTGATGCTTTGATTGCCGCTGCTGAGAAGTCAGAGGGTACAGCTGAGGAAGCAAGCCCCGTTGCTTCTGAAGAGGAGTCGCTGACTGAGATTCTCCCTGGCTTCCCtgagaaggtcgagggcGAGATTGTCTTCTGTGACAGCGATAACATCAACACTGATGGCATCTACCCCG GCAAGTACACATACGAAGATAACATCTCAACAGAGAAAATGGCCGAAGTCTGTATGGAGAACTACGACACCGAGTTCGGCAAGATCGCCCAGCCCGgcgacatcctcgtcacAGGCTTCAACTTTGGCTGCGGCTCATCACGCGAGCAAGCCGCGACTGCtatcctcgccaagaagatcccGCTCGTGGTATCTGGTAGCTtcggcaacatcttcagccgcaacagcatcaacaacgcGCTCATGGGCGTCGAGGTGCCGCGCCTCGTGGAGCGTCTGCGCGAGACGTACAAGAACGACACCGAGAAGCCGCTGACTCGACGAACGGGGTGGAAGTTTGTCTGGGATGTGAGGAGGTCAAAGGTCGTTGTTACGGAGAAGGATGGGAAGCAGTGGGAGCAGAAGGTTGGGGAGTTGCCTGCTAATGTGCAGGAGATTATCGCCAAGGGCGGCCTGGAGAAGTGGGTTAAGTCCAAGATTGAGGCGTGA